In Micromonospora sp. NBC_01813, the following are encoded in one genomic region:
- a CDS encoding glycosyltransferase family 2 protein, translated as MALLSLIIPVFRVEKYLAACLDSILAQHRDDVEIVAVDDASDDGSSAILAEYAQRHPQITVVTLERNAGLGAARDAGIAHASGRYVWCVDSDDWLPDGALAAVADRLCQVDPDLLITGYSRVYEDGQVEDHPVTDISPGRQLPDVFAFADEPGLLDVLWIACNKVIKRDRLIESGITFQPGWYEDVSFVIPLMVAVDRIAVLDRDCYAYRQHYDGAITRTVSDRHFDVFDQWQRVFTYLDAHPGRAAPIRATVFGRMIWHCLQVLGHPHRVPRSSRRRYFRSTSELYRRHLPSGGYPIPGGGNEAVKQRLVAANAYSLFELMMAGWLVRKRLFGGPTRRMGNVTKPPTPAMTRAGSRVSGGDTEEGTVR; from the coding sequence ATGGCCTTGCTGAGCCTGATCATCCCGGTCTTCCGGGTCGAGAAGTACCTCGCTGCCTGTCTGGACTCGATCCTGGCGCAGCACCGCGACGACGTGGAAATCGTCGCCGTCGACGACGCCTCGGACGACGGATCCAGTGCCATCCTCGCTGAGTACGCGCAGCGTCACCCCCAGATCACTGTGGTGACGCTGGAGCGCAACGCCGGTCTGGGTGCCGCCCGCGACGCCGGGATCGCCCACGCGAGCGGACGGTACGTGTGGTGCGTCGACAGCGACGACTGGTTGCCCGACGGCGCGCTGGCGGCGGTAGCCGATCGGCTCTGCCAGGTCGACCCGGACCTGCTGATCACCGGGTACTCCCGGGTCTACGAGGACGGCCAGGTCGAAGATCACCCGGTCACCGACATCTCTCCCGGGCGGCAGTTGCCCGACGTCTTCGCCTTCGCCGACGAACCGGGACTGCTCGACGTCCTGTGGATCGCCTGCAACAAGGTCATCAAACGGGACCGGCTGATCGAGTCCGGGATCACCTTCCAGCCCGGCTGGTACGAGGACGTCTCCTTCGTCATCCCGCTGATGGTCGCGGTGGATCGCATCGCCGTACTCGATCGGGACTGCTACGCGTACCGGCAGCACTACGACGGTGCCATCACCCGTACCGTCAGTGACCGCCACTTCGATGTCTTCGACCAGTGGCAGCGGGTCTTCACCTACCTCGACGCGCACCCCGGCCGGGCCGCACCGATCCGGGCCACCGTCTTCGGCCGGATGATCTGGCACTGCCTGCAGGTCCTCGGACACCCGCACCGGGTGCCCCGGTCCAGCCGCCGCCGCTACTTCCGCAGCACCAGTGAGCTGTACCGCCGGCACCTGCCGTCCGGCGGCTACCCGATCCCCGGCGGCGGCAACGAGGCGGTCAAGCAACGACTCGTCGCGGCGAACGCCTATTCTCTCTTCGAGCTGATGATGGCCGGCTGGCTGGTACGCAAAAGGCTGTTCGGCGGCCCGACCCGCCGGATGGGCAATGTGACGAAACCACCGACACCCGCGATGACCAGGGCAGGATCCCGCGTCAGCGGCGGCGACACCGAGGAGGGGACGGTCAGGTGA
- a CDS encoding glycosyltransferase family 2 protein, which translates to MRQHAGTDSPAPVGTAVTWRLTGLPAPHPAERLGRAVGLRVLRIPGTGRALVLAGSVDRLRDLTFRPAAAAPVRAVTVVVAWWRPPRRGWAGTVGLLPGLRRHRVGLPRLRRGAATVRIALTTPVPLRDAVRAALPALDGSRPLPSPGSPDVTATRADLAYLPANATIITATAGGELAARDEIRAHDLVLAGPGSGDPLPAAVAGRPEQAGRPYGTVLVGSGHTVAGPDGRDLVLIDAERINPRGRLMAAYRPQAPEVMLEFARDRSGGGFRGGPASGLTLRGALAGPGLDAAAVAALRHVRAVHCRLVPGEHPAQTAGLLVQLAATGVVLHAPLLPPAVADLLDPKLRALVSEPPPTAETDAAPDDPAGAALADAALAGAGAALATEARSVRQRRAALRGHAAGLRLPGLATGGLPQLGQPPSVSAILITRRPELVAPALAAITAQTYPEMEIILGLHGIDLPEAARVALSECGRPFEVVHLAESVDFGAALGAATRRARGTLVTKFDDDDSYGVEHVWDLVLARHYSGATLVGKGAELVYLESQGVLLRRRSGISEAYGDVVAGGTMLLAKGDLEAVGGWRPVPRSVDLGLIERLRAAGATIYRTHSLGYVYHRRPAGHTWDPGEAYFVDSAYARWPGVPPDAMADEVRPPSTAAASDAAGAAARPAGRPPS; encoded by the coding sequence GTGAGGCAGCACGCCGGTACGGACTCCCCCGCGCCGGTCGGCACCGCGGTCACCTGGCGGCTCACTGGACTGCCCGCGCCCCACCCCGCCGAACGACTGGGTCGCGCGGTCGGGCTACGGGTGTTGCGGATCCCCGGCACCGGCCGGGCGCTCGTCCTCGCCGGCAGCGTGGACCGGCTGCGCGACCTGACCTTCCGACCCGCCGCCGCGGCGCCGGTGCGGGCCGTCACCGTGGTCGTCGCCTGGTGGCGCCCCCCGCGACGCGGGTGGGCGGGGACCGTCGGCCTCCTGCCCGGGCTGCGCCGGCACCGGGTCGGTCTGCCCCGGCTACGTCGGGGCGCGGCCACCGTCCGGATCGCGCTGACCACGCCGGTGCCGCTGCGCGATGCGGTACGGGCGGCACTGCCCGCCCTGGACGGGTCCCGGCCGTTGCCGTCGCCGGGCAGTCCGGACGTCACCGCCACCCGGGCCGACCTGGCGTACCTGCCGGCGAACGCGACCATCATCACCGCCACCGCTGGCGGCGAACTCGCGGCCCGCGACGAGATCCGCGCCCACGACCTGGTACTCGCCGGGCCGGGCAGCGGCGACCCGCTGCCAGCCGCCGTGGCTGGTCGGCCGGAACAGGCTGGTCGGCCGTACGGCACCGTTCTGGTGGGCTCCGGGCACACCGTCGCCGGCCCAGACGGCAGGGACCTGGTGCTGATCGACGCCGAGCGGATCAACCCGCGTGGTCGGCTGATGGCCGCGTACCGGCCGCAGGCACCCGAGGTCATGCTGGAATTCGCCCGCGACCGTTCGGGTGGCGGCTTCCGGGGCGGCCCGGCCAGCGGGCTGACCCTGCGCGGAGCATTGGCCGGCCCGGGTCTGGACGCGGCGGCCGTGGCCGCGCTGCGACACGTCCGGGCCGTGCACTGCCGGTTGGTGCCCGGTGAGCATCCCGCGCAGACCGCCGGGCTGCTGGTGCAGCTCGCCGCGACCGGGGTGGTGCTGCACGCCCCGCTGCTGCCGCCGGCCGTCGCCGACCTGCTCGATCCGAAGCTGCGGGCGCTGGTCAGCGAGCCGCCGCCGACGGCGGAGACCGACGCCGCACCGGACGACCCGGCCGGTGCCGCGCTGGCCGATGCCGCGCTGGCCGGTGCCGGAGCCGCGCTGGCGACCGAGGCGCGCAGCGTGCGGCAACGCCGTGCCGCGCTGCGCGGACACGCCGCCGGGTTGCGGCTACCCGGCCTCGCCACCGGCGGGCTGCCGCAGCTCGGCCAGCCGCCGTCGGTCAGCGCGATCCTGATCACCCGCCGGCCGGAGCTGGTCGCTCCGGCACTGGCCGCGATCACCGCCCAGACCTACCCGGAGATGGAGATCATCCTGGGGCTGCACGGCATCGACCTGCCGGAGGCCGCCCGGGTGGCGCTCTCCGAATGCGGCCGGCCGTTCGAGGTGGTGCACCTGGCGGAGTCGGTCGACTTCGGCGCCGCCCTCGGTGCGGCCACCCGCCGGGCCCGGGGCACCCTGGTCACGAAGTTCGACGACGACGACAGCTACGGCGTGGAACACGTCTGGGATCTCGTCCTGGCCCGGCACTACTCGGGTGCCACCCTGGTCGGCAAGGGCGCTGAGCTGGTCTATCTGGAAAGTCAGGGCGTCCTGCTGCGCCGCCGGTCCGGCATCTCCGAGGCGTACGGCGATGTGGTTGCCGGTGGCACGATGCTGCTCGCCAAGGGCGATCTGGAGGCGGTCGGCGGCTGGCGGCCGGTGCCCCGCTCGGTCGACCTCGGGCTGATCGAGCGGCTACGGGCGGCCGGCGCGACCATCTACCGCACCCACTCGCTCGGCTACGTCTACCACCGGCGGCCGGCCGGCCACACCTGGGATCCGGGCGAGGCGTACTTCGTGGACAGCGCGTACGCCCGGTGGCCCGGGGTCCCACCCGACGCGATGGCCGACGAGGTCAGACCACCATCGACGGCAGCGGCCAGCGACGCAGCCGGTGCGGCAGCCAGACCAGCCGGTCGCCCACCTTCGTGA
- a CDS encoding DUF5825 family protein, whose amino-acid sequence MTSTYLEAPTGRPVAVHLHRDHDPAVADIPGIDLGPAEVTGPVADTVAGWLDAGVRKVALPGVVDLTVAGPAESADAVRRLVLVRELTSYAIEVDWSLRLPGGDDELWRVYSHLRPPKRVETAGDGAEDPAAVASAWRAAFYFDKCTYRRGPGFVQVRDRRAGQLNLLTIDDPAYLAVLAQLLDGAEVTAVDLDIARDFGEEGLVTKVGDRLVWLPHRLRRWPLPSMVV is encoded by the coding sequence TTGACCAGCACCTATCTCGAGGCGCCGACCGGCCGGCCGGTCGCCGTACACCTGCACCGCGACCACGACCCGGCGGTCGCCGACATCCCCGGTATCGACCTGGGTCCGGCGGAGGTGACCGGACCGGTCGCCGACACCGTCGCGGGCTGGCTCGACGCCGGAGTACGCAAGGTGGCGCTGCCCGGCGTCGTGGACCTCACCGTGGCCGGCCCGGCCGAGTCGGCCGACGCCGTCCGCCGACTGGTGCTGGTCCGGGAGCTGACCAGCTACGCCATCGAGGTGGACTGGTCGCTGCGGCTACCCGGCGGTGACGACGAACTGTGGCGGGTGTACAGCCACCTGCGGCCACCGAAGCGGGTCGAAACGGCCGGCGACGGTGCCGAAGATCCGGCGGCGGTGGCATCCGCCTGGCGGGCCGCGTTCTACTTCGACAAGTGCACGTACCGCCGAGGGCCCGGGTTCGTGCAGGTCCGGGACCGCCGCGCCGGCCAGCTGAACCTGCTGACCATCGACGATCCCGCCTACCTGGCGGTGCTCGCCCAACTTCTCGACGGTGCCGAGGTCACCGCCGTGGATCTCGACATCGCCCGCGATTTCGGCGAGGAGGGACTGGTCACGAAGGTGGGCGACCGGCTGGTCTGGCTGCCGCACCGGCTGCGTCGCTGGCCGCTGCCGTCGATGGTGGTCTGA
- a CDS encoding S9 family peptidase has product MSREYRLFYPALPVVAEHAPHRLVYVGDADGRCQILAWDRRSDTLTQVTDRDTGTIRAALDPDGETVWWFDDDLAGVGVWRTRDFPDGSAADRPAHGVVSAPALPGVEPARHAGIAMAADGTALVGLADDDGMTLHRRSPSGRVTEVTRIAGYAYLVDLDPTGRLAAVGTDPAAPDAVTVLAVPGSPDGDTEAVGQVAGGPDRRIWALGFAPSGNRGGGGNGSGGGNGGNGNGGNGNGGGEPRLLLVVESDGRYCPATWTRDDGLTVHEWCWFDTEITASWYPDGRRILIRQDRYARTILHEADLTSRTSVVSPTPAGSVLDAAVWPDGDVVYIWTDSVTPPQLRSARGVRLPDGGAELDAAAVAPVDDYQRQELWVAGPGGRIHVLLATPNDGRATHPAVFLVHGGPSQHARDAYDPLVEVLVSTGCAVVRVNYRGSSGYGSAWRNDFSDGVGLTQVADLAAVREQLVAAGTIEAGRVALWGTSWGGYLTLLALGVQPQLWRLGVAINPIADYVAAFQAASPAVQALDVLLFGGTPGQVPQAYARSSPASYVDQVRAPVLLAVSSDDVRCPPAPVERYAGLLAARRIPHQLVRRRAGHDDFDARSHLALMQTVLLFMQRHFDGVQEEGTPVALAMARPVG; this is encoded by the coding sequence ATGAGCCGCGAGTACCGGCTGTTCTACCCGGCGTTGCCGGTCGTCGCCGAGCACGCACCCCATCGGTTGGTGTACGTCGGTGATGCCGACGGCCGTTGCCAGATCCTGGCCTGGGATCGGCGGTCCGACACGCTGACGCAGGTCACCGACCGGGACACCGGGACCATCCGGGCGGCCCTGGACCCGGACGGCGAGACCGTGTGGTGGTTCGACGACGACCTGGCCGGGGTGGGTGTCTGGCGTACCCGCGATTTTCCCGACGGTTCCGCCGCCGATCGGCCGGCGCACGGCGTGGTTTCCGCGCCCGCGCTGCCGGGGGTGGAGCCGGCCCGGCACGCCGGGATCGCGATGGCCGCCGACGGCACCGCCCTGGTCGGTCTCGCCGACGACGACGGCATGACCCTGCACCGGCGGTCGCCGTCCGGGCGGGTCACCGAAGTGACCCGGATCGCCGGGTACGCGTACCTGGTGGACCTGGATCCGACCGGGCGTCTCGCCGCTGTCGGCACCGATCCGGCCGCCCCGGACGCGGTGACCGTCCTCGCCGTGCCTGGGTCACCGGACGGCGACACCGAGGCGGTCGGGCAGGTGGCCGGCGGACCGGACCGACGGATCTGGGCGCTCGGCTTCGCGCCCAGCGGTAACCGAGGCGGCGGCGGCAACGGCAGCGGCGGCGGCAATGGCGGCAACGGCAATGGCGGCAACGGCAATGGCGGCGGCGAACCCCGGCTGCTGCTCGTGGTGGAGTCCGACGGCCGGTACTGCCCGGCGACCTGGACCCGGGATGACGGGTTGACGGTGCACGAATGGTGCTGGTTCGACACCGAGATCACCGCGAGTTGGTACCCGGACGGTCGGCGGATCCTGATCCGCCAGGACCGGTACGCGCGGACGATCCTGCACGAGGCCGACCTGACCTCGCGTACCAGTGTGGTGTCGCCGACCCCGGCGGGCAGCGTGCTCGACGCGGCGGTCTGGCCGGACGGCGATGTCGTCTACATCTGGACGGATTCGGTGACGCCGCCGCAGCTGCGGTCGGCGCGCGGGGTGCGGCTGCCTGACGGTGGTGCCGAACTGGATGCGGCGGCGGTGGCTCCGGTGGACGACTACCAGCGGCAGGAGCTGTGGGTGGCCGGGCCGGGTGGTCGGATTCACGTGCTGCTGGCCACCCCGAACGACGGCCGGGCCACCCATCCGGCCGTCTTTCTGGTCCATGGTGGGCCGTCGCAGCACGCCCGGGACGCGTACGACCCGCTGGTGGAGGTCCTGGTCAGCACCGGGTGCGCGGTGGTGCGGGTCAACTACCGGGGGTCCAGCGGCTACGGCTCGGCCTGGCGCAACGACTTCAGCGACGGGGTGGGCCTGACCCAGGTCGCGGATCTGGCGGCGGTTCGCGAGCAGCTGGTCGCCGCCGGCACCATCGAAGCCGGCCGGGTCGCCCTGTGGGGCACCTCGTGGGGCGGCTACCTGACGCTGCTCGCCCTCGGCGTGCAGCCGCAGCTGTGGCGGCTGGGGGTGGCGATCAACCCGATCGCCGACTACGTCGCGGCCTTCCAGGCCGCCTCACCGGCGGTCCAGGCGTTGGACGTGCTGCTTTTCGGCGGCACCCCCGGACAGGTGCCGCAGGCGTACGCCCGGTCGTCGCCGGCCAGCTACGTCGACCAGGTCCGGGCGCCGGTGCTGCTCGCCGTCTCCAGTGACGACGTGCGGTGCCCGCCGGCGCCGGTGGAACGGTACGCCGGTCTGCTCGCCGCCCGGCGGATTCCGCATCAGCTGGTTCGGCGGCGGGCCGGGCACGACGACTTCGACGCACGGAGCCATCTGGCGCTGATGCAGACCGTGCTGCTGTTCATGCAGCGGCACTTCGACGGCGTGCAGGAGGAGGGAACCCCGGTCGCGCTGGCCATGGCCCGGCCGGTCGGCTGA
- a CDS encoding NAD(P)H-binding protein, translated as MTTLVTGATGNVGRIVVTQLVEAGDQVRAMTRTPRSARFPAGVDVVPGDLDDPSTLAAALHGVDRMYLFPVAATAPEVVRRAKQAGVRRIVVLSSGAVTGGYDTDFHLPVERAVEDSGLEWTHVRPGEFMLNKLWLWGPSIRTESVVHEAFPDVAWCPVHERDIAGVATAALREDGHHGKAYDLNGPELLTCRQQVDAIAAAIGRPVRLDVVTAEQAREIYREQGGFAADNADFLLGFEDYSGGESEPEDRAELDLGAEWPLPTSEQVTGRPARTFLQWAHDHAAELS; from the coding sequence GTGACGACCCTGGTGACCGGTGCGACCGGCAACGTCGGCCGGATCGTGGTAACGCAGTTGGTCGAGGCGGGTGACCAGGTCCGGGCAATGACCCGGACCCCGCGTTCGGCCCGATTCCCAGCCGGCGTGGACGTCGTCCCGGGTGATCTCGACGACCCATCGACGCTGGCAGCTGCGTTGCACGGCGTCGACCGCATGTACCTTTTCCCGGTGGCCGCAACCGCGCCGGAGGTGGTCCGCCGCGCGAAGCAGGCCGGCGTGAGGCGGATCGTGGTCCTCTCCTCCGGGGCGGTCACCGGCGGCTACGACACCGATTTCCATCTGCCGGTCGAGCGGGCCGTGGAGGACTCCGGCCTGGAATGGACCCATGTGCGTCCCGGCGAGTTCATGCTCAACAAGCTCTGGCTGTGGGGTCCGTCGATCCGTACCGAGAGCGTGGTCCACGAAGCGTTTCCCGACGTGGCGTGGTGCCCGGTGCATGAGCGGGACATCGCCGGCGTCGCTACCGCCGCACTGCGCGAAGACGGCCACCACGGTAAGGCGTACGACCTCAACGGGCCCGAGCTGTTGACCTGCCGTCAGCAGGTCGACGCCATCGCCGCAGCGATCGGCCGACCCGTCCGGCTGGACGTCGTCACCGCCGAGCAGGCCCGAGAGATCTACCGTGAGCAGGGTGGCTTCGCCGCAGACAACGCCGACTTCCTCCTCGGGTTCGAGGACTATTCGGGCGGCGAATCCGAACCGGAAGACCGTGCCGAACTGGACCTCGGCGCTGAGTGGCCGTTGCCGACATCGGAGCAGGTCACCGGACGACCCGCACGCACCTTCCTGCAGTGGGCGCACGACCACGCGGCGGAGCTGTCGTAG
- a CDS encoding SigE family RNA polymerase sigma factor translates to MYGTVEVILPGQLAGKPRPAADQAVSRSRSSSSSLDEEFVAFAAAAAPRLRRTAYLMCRDWHLAQDFTQTALAKMYASWKRIARVDNVEAYSRKVLLRVVLDHRRRLSAQELVVAGPLRDGDPTHPGQADLRITMIDALGCLPPRDRAIVVLRYWEDQSVETVAETLGISVSVVKTQTRRSLARLRAVLGDSQADLLVEES, encoded by the coding sequence GTGTACGGCACAGTTGAGGTGATCCTGCCCGGCCAGCTGGCGGGCAAACCACGGCCGGCCGCTGACCAGGCCGTTTCCCGTAGCCGCTCCTCGTCCAGCTCGCTGGACGAGGAGTTCGTCGCGTTCGCCGCCGCCGCCGCGCCTCGGCTACGCCGCACCGCCTATCTGATGTGCCGGGACTGGCATCTCGCGCAGGACTTCACCCAGACGGCGCTGGCGAAGATGTACGCCTCCTGGAAGCGGATCGCCCGGGTCGACAACGTCGAGGCGTACAGCCGCAAGGTGCTGCTGCGGGTGGTCCTGGACCACCGGCGTCGTCTCAGCGCGCAGGAGCTCGTGGTGGCCGGCCCGCTGCGGGATGGCGACCCGACCCATCCCGGGCAGGCCGACCTGCGGATCACCATGATCGACGCGCTCGGCTGCCTGCCGCCTCGGGACCGGGCGATCGTGGTGTTGCGGTACTGGGAGGACCAGAGTGTGGAAACGGTGGCGGAGACACTCGGCATCTCGGTGTCGGTGGTGAAGACCCAGACCCGGCGTTCGCTCGCCCGGTTGCGGGCCGTGCTCGGTGACAGTCAAGCCGACCTGCTGGTGGAGGAGTCGTGA
- a CDS encoding RiPP maturation radical SAM C-methyltransferase yields the protein MRILLVNMPWSSIDVPSLALGILTNSVRQKVPDAQVEAMHANLDFVDWVVDRTDFGLGDYYYYSLFTYFSGCGDWVFSSALYDDPEWRVHEFTSRVQGQMSERDLKRNLELHRMVPDFVAEVAARIVERAPDVVGFTSTFQQNAAALATARAVKRLDPRIRTVLGGANCDGEQGAAMHRNFSFIDFVVRGEGEAAFPKLVTALNEAGGAPDLAGIEGLCWATPDGRHVANPMSTTPLPPAEIVSPDYAGYFERLASSRANHWVEPRLVVEGARGCWWGEKHHCTFCGLNGSFMQFRSKHPGRFFEEIVGLVERHQVLDMFVVDNILDMSYVTSLLPRLAESDYDMRLQYEIKSNMRGPQVQALADAGLVSVQPGIENLNSRVLKIMDKGVTGCLNVRMLRDAETSGITIAWNYLFGFPGETDADYQSVMDQMPALHHLCPPDGSTRIAIERFSPYFVNPALGFTDLRPAAQYRLIYDLPESELMDLAYIFDTPTQGIDEPTAEALDRAVTQWQHEYARSRLTHHDLGHEIVLVSQRRHYDWHVLRLTDPVELAAFRQLDQPHSVDSLARRINESSERVAALLAHWRELGIVFGDADQFIQIAPRAMNQELIRIDHLHQERAAAESASAESDAAQAAAAERATAVTGVAAPEPALTAV from the coding sequence ATGCGGATTCTGCTGGTCAACATGCCGTGGTCATCGATCGATGTCCCGTCGCTGGCGTTGGGCATCCTCACCAACAGCGTCCGCCAGAAGGTGCCGGACGCGCAGGTCGAAGCCATGCACGCCAACCTCGACTTCGTCGACTGGGTCGTCGATCGCACCGACTTCGGGCTGGGCGACTACTACTACTATTCGCTCTTCACCTACTTCTCCGGGTGCGGCGACTGGGTCTTCTCCTCCGCCCTCTACGACGATCCAGAGTGGCGGGTGCACGAGTTCACCAGCCGCGTCCAGGGTCAGATGTCCGAGCGCGACCTGAAACGCAACCTGGAACTGCACCGGATGGTGCCCGACTTCGTCGCCGAGGTCGCCGCCCGAATCGTCGAGCGGGCACCGGACGTCGTCGGGTTCACCTCGACGTTCCAGCAGAACGCCGCCGCGCTGGCCACCGCCCGCGCGGTGAAGCGGCTCGACCCGCGGATCCGCACCGTGCTCGGCGGCGCCAACTGCGACGGCGAGCAGGGCGCGGCCATGCACCGCAACTTCTCCTTCATCGACTTCGTGGTACGCGGTGAGGGCGAGGCCGCGTTCCCGAAGCTGGTCACCGCGCTGAACGAGGCCGGCGGCGCACCCGACCTGGCCGGTATCGAGGGCCTGTGCTGGGCCACCCCGGACGGCCGGCACGTGGCCAACCCGATGAGCACCACGCCGCTGCCGCCGGCCGAGATCGTCAGCCCGGACTACGCCGGCTACTTCGAACGACTCGCCAGCTCGCGGGCCAACCACTGGGTCGAACCCCGGCTGGTGGTGGAGGGCGCCCGCGGCTGCTGGTGGGGCGAGAAGCACCACTGCACCTTCTGCGGGCTCAACGGATCGTTCATGCAGTTCCGCAGCAAGCATCCTGGCCGGTTCTTCGAAGAGATCGTCGGTCTGGTCGAGCGCCACCAGGTGCTGGACATGTTCGTCGTCGACAACATCCTCGACATGAGCTACGTGACCTCGCTGCTGCCCCGGCTGGCCGAGTCCGACTACGACATGCGGCTGCAGTACGAGATCAAGTCGAACATGCGAGGCCCGCAGGTGCAGGCGCTCGCCGACGCCGGTCTGGTCAGCGTCCAACCCGGCATCGAGAACCTGAACAGCCGGGTGCTCAAGATCATGGACAAGGGGGTGACCGGCTGCCTCAACGTGCGGATGCTGCGTGACGCGGAGACCAGCGGCATCACCATCGCCTGGAACTACCTGTTCGGGTTCCCCGGCGAGACCGACGCCGACTACCAGTCGGTGATGGACCAGATGCCGGCCCTGCACCACCTCTGCCCGCCCGACGGCAGCACCCGGATCGCCATCGAACGCTTCAGTCCGTACTTCGTCAACCCGGCGCTCGGCTTCACCGACCTGCGGCCGGCCGCCCAGTACCGGCTCATCTACGACCTGCCCGAATCCGAACTGATGGACCTGGCGTACATCTTCGACACCCCGACGCAGGGCATCGACGAGCCGACCGCCGAGGCGCTCGACCGGGCCGTCACCCAATGGCAGCACGAGTACGCCCGCAGCCGGCTTACCCACCACGACCTCGGCCACGAGATCGTGCTGGTCAGCCAGCGGCGGCACTACGACTGGCACGTCCTGCGGTTGACCGATCCGGTGGAGCTCGCCGCCTTCCGACAACTGGACCAGCCGCACAGCGTCGACTCGTTGGCCCGCCGGATCAACGAGTCGTCGGAGCGGGTCGCCGCGTTGCTGGCCCACTGGCGCGAACTCGGCATCGTCTTCGGCGACGCCGACCAGTTCATCCAGATCGCGCCCCGGGCGATGAACCAGGAACTGATCCGCATCGACCATCTGCACCAGGAGCGGGCCGCGGCCGAGTCCGCGTCCGCCGAGTCCGATGCCGCCCAGGCAGCGGCCGCCGAGCGGGCGACCGCGGTGACCGGCGTCGCCGCACCCGAGCCCGCGCTCACCGCCGTCTGA
- a CDS encoding MFS transporter has translation MSADSMSGPTPAEVTRKRDFRLYWIAGAVDQLGSQTSGIVFPLVTLAVTGSPAAAGLVGALALAGRLVAAPVAGVLADRLPRKQMMVVSLLVAAVVMAGLFVGVATGAATLAVLAGAAFVEGLAQSGYEAAGAGSIRRVLPADDKKALSRLEARNHAVQIVGPLFGGVLYQIGRWVPFLVDAVSYVVSACLVSAIRTDLTPTRTERTSFLADLRDGLRFVWQQPFLRFVTIWAAGINFTFGALIYYAILTAGQQGAPAASIGLILTVASVGGLTGALAAPAVFSRVRPMTVIVVASWAMVALVVAMSQARQTWTYGLLFGLVFLLSPLLGVIFQSRVIALTPDELQGRVGTVMGTAGEVLQTPAPLLAGLLVAWYSPSTVALIFAALLALLAGYTTVNLRQLRAGAEEPPDDPAPADPAQTEHAPTDPEAAEVRR, from the coding sequence ATGTCAGCTGACTCGATGTCGGGTCCGACGCCAGCTGAAGTAACCCGAAAGAGAGACTTCCGGCTGTACTGGATCGCCGGAGCGGTCGATCAGCTCGGTTCGCAAACGTCGGGGATCGTCTTCCCGCTGGTGACCTTGGCGGTCACCGGATCGCCGGCGGCCGCGGGCCTGGTCGGCGCACTGGCCCTGGCCGGCCGGCTGGTCGCGGCCCCGGTGGCCGGCGTACTGGCCGACCGGCTGCCGCGAAAGCAGATGATGGTGGTTTCGCTGCTGGTGGCCGCCGTCGTGATGGCCGGACTGTTCGTCGGGGTCGCCACCGGTGCCGCCACCCTGGCGGTGCTCGCCGGTGCGGCATTCGTGGAGGGTCTCGCGCAGAGCGGTTACGAAGCCGCTGGTGCCGGATCCATCCGCCGGGTGCTCCCCGCCGACGACAAGAAAGCATTGTCGCGGCTGGAGGCACGCAATCACGCCGTGCAGATCGTGGGCCCGCTGTTCGGTGGCGTTCTCTATCAGATAGGGCGGTGGGTGCCGTTCCTGGTGGATGCGGTCTCCTACGTGGTGTCCGCCTGCCTGGTCTCGGCGATCCGTACCGATCTCACGCCGACCCGCACCGAACGGACATCTTTCCTCGCTGATCTGCGCGATGGCCTGCGGTTTGTGTGGCAGCAGCCGTTCCTGCGATTCGTCACCATCTGGGCAGCGGGCATCAATTTTACTTTCGGTGCGCTCATCTACTACGCCATTTTGACCGCAGGTCAGCAGGGTGCGCCGGCAGCGTCGATCGGGTTGATTCTCACCGTCGCCAGCGTCGGCGGTCTCACCGGAGCGCTGGCCGCCCCCGCCGTGTTCAGCCGGGTCCGACCGATGACCGTCATCGTCGTCGCGTCCTGGGCGATGGTGGCGCTGGTCGTCGCCATGTCGCAGGCCCGGCAGACCTGGACGTACGGCCTGCTGTTCGGTCTGGTCTTCCTGCTCAGCCCGCTGCTCGGAGTGATCTTCCAGTCCCGGGTGATCGCGCTGACCCCGGACGAACTGCAGGGCCGGGTCGGCACGGTGATGGGCACCGCCGGCGAGGTGCTGCAGACCCCGGCCCCGTTGCTCGCCGGCCTGCTCGTCGCCTGGTACAGCCCGTCGACGGTGGCGCTGATCTTCGCCGCGCTGCTCGCCCTGCTCGCTGGCTACACCACCGTCAACCTGCGGCAACTGCGCGCCGGAGCGGAAGAGCCACCGGACGATCCCGCACCAGCCGATCCAGCGCAGACAGAGCATGCGCCTACCGATCCAGAGGCAGCGGAGGTACGTCGATGA